In one Corallococcus sp. EGB genomic region, the following are encoded:
- a CDS encoding long-chain fatty acid--CoA ligase — protein sequence MLPGRMMDFPLTLTHFLERARSYYAAQEIVSRKPDKSLHRYTYADFHQRVCRLANALTRLGVKAGDRVASLSWNHHQHLEVYFGVPAMGAVMHTLNLRLHPNDLGYIARHAEDTVLVVDRSLLPLVEKFEKSAGCIQHVIVIPDDGPVPEGRLDYEKLLAAESPTFDFPCLDENSAAMLCYTSGTTGNPKGVLFSHRSIVLHTLVCCLPEVLGLKESDSVLAVVPMFHAAAWGLPFDALLTGAKQVLPGPHLDPQSLLELMQNEKITVAGGVPTIWLGILAQLDREPGKWDLSTMRHMVIGGSAAPPALIDGFRKRHGQNVLHAWGMTEMNPVGTLARLKGDLRSASPEAQLDAYASQGYSVPFVETRHVSDSGEILPWDGKAMGELEVRGPMVAASYYGDEGKDRFTKDGWFKTGDVVTIDPAGYLHITDRSKDVIKSGGEWISSVAIENALMAHPSVLEAAVFAGRHPKWDERPLAAVVFKPGQQATKEELTAHLEKQFAKWWLPDDFLFVPQIPRTSTGKFLKMKLREDFGDHLLKAPVAS from the coding sequence ATGCTCCCCGGTCGCATGATGGACTTCCCGCTCACCCTGACGCACTTCCTGGAGCGGGCGCGCTCCTACTACGCCGCGCAGGAGATCGTCAGCCGCAAGCCGGACAAGTCCCTGCACCGCTACACGTACGCGGACTTCCACCAGCGCGTGTGCCGGCTGGCGAACGCGCTCACGCGGCTGGGGGTGAAGGCGGGGGACCGGGTGGCGTCGCTGAGCTGGAACCACCACCAGCACCTGGAGGTGTACTTCGGGGTGCCGGCGATGGGCGCGGTGATGCACACGCTCAACCTGCGGCTGCACCCCAACGACCTGGGCTACATCGCGCGCCACGCCGAGGACACGGTGTTGGTGGTGGACCGCTCGCTGCTGCCGTTGGTGGAGAAGTTCGAGAAGTCCGCCGGCTGCATCCAGCACGTCATCGTCATCCCGGACGACGGGCCGGTGCCGGAGGGGCGGCTGGACTACGAGAAGCTGCTCGCGGCGGAGTCGCCCACGTTCGACTTCCCCTGCCTGGATGAGAACAGCGCGGCGATGCTCTGCTACACGTCCGGCACGACGGGCAACCCGAAGGGCGTGCTCTTCAGCCACCGCTCCATCGTGTTGCACACGCTGGTGTGCTGCCTGCCGGAGGTGCTGGGGCTGAAGGAATCCGATTCCGTGCTGGCGGTGGTGCCCATGTTCCACGCGGCGGCGTGGGGCCTGCCGTTCGACGCGCTGCTCACGGGCGCGAAGCAGGTGCTGCCCGGACCGCACCTGGATCCGCAGTCGCTCCTGGAGCTGATGCAGAACGAGAAGATCACCGTGGCCGGCGGCGTGCCCACCATCTGGCTGGGCATCCTGGCGCAGCTGGACCGCGAGCCGGGCAAGTGGGACCTGAGCACCATGCGGCACATGGTGATTGGCGGCTCCGCGGCGCCGCCAGCGCTGATTGACGGCTTCCGCAAGCGCCACGGGCAGAACGTGCTGCACGCGTGGGGCATGACGGAGATGAACCCGGTGGGCACGCTCGCGCGGCTCAAGGGGGACCTGCGCTCGGCGTCGCCGGAGGCGCAGCTGGACGCGTATGCGTCACAGGGCTACTCGGTGCCGTTCGTGGAGACGCGCCACGTGAGCGACAGCGGGGAGATCCTTCCCTGGGACGGCAAGGCCATGGGCGAGCTGGAGGTGCGCGGGCCCATGGTGGCGGCGTCGTACTACGGCGACGAGGGCAAGGACCGGTTCACGAAGGACGGCTGGTTCAAGACGGGCGACGTGGTGACCATCGACCCGGCGGGCTACCTGCACATCACCGACCGCAGCAAGGACGTCATCAAGTCCGGCGGCGAGTGGATCAGCTCCGTGGCGATTGAGAACGCGCTGATGGCGCACCCGTCCGTGCTGGAGGCGGCGGTGTTCGCGGGGCGCCATCCGAAGTGGGACGAGCGGCCGCTGGCGGCGGTGGTGTTCAAGCCGGGGCAGCAGGCGACGAAGGAGGAGCTGACGGCGCACCTGGAGAAGCAGTTCGCGAAGTGGTGGCTGCCGGATGACTTCCTCTTCGTGCCCCAGATTCCGCGCACGTCCACGGGGAAGTTCCTGAAGATGAAGCTGCGGGAGGACTTCGGGGACCACCTGCTGAAGGCGCCTGTCGCGTCCTGA
- a CDS encoding tetratricopeptide repeat protein, whose amino-acid sequence MRWVLGCMVMMALGCASLMPSGREPADPRLMEALQAYEQAVTLYDEGRYAEAMAPGEHALALREAALGGSHPEVAYCLNLLGELYRLQGDFARAGVLHERALAIREAVVNDDAVKAVTVARLLGFAASPMMETDRQAGGYYDHGHALSRRTNNLFSMDKRRRMGAFASQEATLNENQSAYAESLNNLANLYQQQGLYSRAEPLYARALDLREMVLGKHHLTVAESLNNLALLYREQGLYSRAEPLYVRALALRESALGKEDPLVADSLDTLATLYQDQGQYGRAEPLGLRALSIREEALGKKHPLVADSLNNLANLYQDQGLYDRAEPLYARALAIREVVTDGSPSDLAAALNNLATLYQAQGRYDRAEPLYARALALWEKTFGSHHPHVAASLNNLATLYRKQGKYRQAEPLYARALALWEEVLGQNHPDVAGSLNNLANLYRDQGKYRQAEPLYERALAIREAVLGRNHPDLAASLNNLALLRLAQHRLNDAVPLFTRAFGVSERRLRREALEFSEARLASFLQHLRADEEQLYALARAHPDSEDVRRLALSAALLLKGRSVEETADISRAVYRSLGAEERGTFEQLRKLRTQLASLSLHGPGALTPSAYQGQLTALTAQGDALEATLASRSAPLRALAALPSPEDIVERVAEALPADGALVEFITYEDRPLVPGTGTARLRCLALVLQPGGDIRAVDLGPAAPIEAAASSLRDALARRDAAFEDTAHTLYRLAFQPLLPVLGKARRLFLSPDGELALVPFAALHDGQQYLVDRYDFTYVTSGKDLLPRPRQPRPASSVVVLADPAFNTGLKASTGSAPVVAERSPSARREDLVARDWAPVPLPGSREEAEAIQRLFPQAQLFLGPKATKERLLHLSTPGILHLATHGFFLEDAAAPESARAVATFGALGEDPQAARPPDPLLRSGLLLAGETAKASASDSALVTALELAGLDLWGTQLVVLSACDTGRGAVRRGQGVYGLRRAFLVAGAETVVMSLWKVDDATTRTLMETYYRHLLGGEGLATALREAMRELRSAQPHPHYWAPFIAMGRDLPLRLLETGL is encoded by the coding sequence ATGCGGTGGGTTCTCGGGTGCATGGTGATGATGGCACTGGGGTGTGCCTCGCTCATGCCGTCGGGGCGGGAGCCCGCGGACCCTCGGCTGATGGAGGCGCTCCAGGCCTATGAGCAGGCCGTGACGCTCTACGACGAGGGCCGTTACGCCGAGGCCATGGCGCCCGGCGAGCACGCGCTGGCGCTGCGGGAGGCCGCGCTCGGGGGCTCGCATCCGGAGGTGGCCTATTGCCTGAACCTGCTGGGGGAGCTGTACCGGCTCCAGGGGGACTTCGCCCGGGCCGGCGTGCTCCATGAGCGCGCGCTGGCCATCCGGGAAGCGGTGGTGAACGACGACGCGGTGAAGGCCGTCACGGTGGCCCGGCTGCTCGGCTTCGCCGCCTCGCCCATGATGGAGACGGACCGGCAGGCCGGGGGCTACTACGACCACGGTCACGCGTTGTCCCGCCGGACGAACAACCTGTTCAGCATGGACAAGCGCCGCCGCATGGGCGCGTTCGCCAGCCAGGAGGCGACCCTCAACGAGAACCAGTCCGCCTACGCCGAGTCCCTCAACAACCTGGCCAATCTCTATCAGCAGCAGGGGCTCTACAGCCGGGCGGAGCCGCTCTACGCGCGCGCGTTGGATTTGCGGGAGATGGTGCTCGGCAAGCACCACCTCACCGTGGCGGAGTCGCTCAACAACCTGGCGCTGCTCTACCGGGAACAGGGGCTCTACAGCCGGGCGGAGCCGCTCTACGTGCGGGCGCTCGCCCTGCGCGAGTCGGCGCTGGGCAAGGAGGATCCGCTGGTCGCGGACTCGCTCGACACGCTGGCCACGCTCTACCAGGACCAGGGCCAGTACGGCCGCGCGGAGCCGCTGGGCCTGCGCGCGCTCTCCATCCGGGAGGAGGCGCTGGGCAAGAAGCATCCGCTGGTCGCGGACTCGCTCAACAACCTGGCCAATCTCTATCAGGACCAGGGGCTGTATGACCGCGCGGAGCCGCTCTACGCGCGAGCCCTCGCCATCCGGGAGGTGGTGACGGACGGCAGCCCTTCGGACCTGGCCGCCGCGCTCAACAACCTGGCCACGCTCTACCAGGCGCAGGGAAGGTACGACCGGGCGGAGCCGCTCTACGCGCGGGCGCTGGCCCTCTGGGAGAAGACGTTCGGCTCGCACCATCCGCACGTCGCCGCTTCGCTCAACAACCTGGCCACGCTCTACCGGAAGCAGGGGAAGTACCGCCAGGCGGAGCCGCTCTACGCGCGGGCGCTGGCCCTCTGGGAGGAGGTGCTCGGCCAGAACCATCCGGACGTCGCCGGGTCGCTCAACAACCTGGCCAATCTCTACCGGGACCAGGGGAAGTACCGCCAGGCGGAGCCGCTCTACGAGCGGGCGCTGGCCATCCGGGAGGCCGTGCTGGGGCGGAACCATCCGGACCTCGCGGCGTCGCTCAACAACCTGGCGCTGCTTCGCCTGGCGCAGCACCGTCTGAACGACGCGGTGCCCCTGTTCACGCGGGCGTTCGGGGTCTCCGAGCGGCGTCTGCGCCGCGAGGCGCTCGAGTTCTCCGAGGCGCGGCTGGCCAGCTTCCTCCAGCACCTGCGCGCGGACGAGGAGCAGCTCTACGCGCTCGCGCGCGCGCATCCGGACTCCGAGGACGTCCGGCGGCTGGCCCTGAGCGCCGCGCTGCTGCTCAAGGGCCGCTCGGTGGAGGAGACGGCGGACATCTCCCGCGCGGTCTACCGGAGCCTGGGCGCGGAGGAGCGCGGCACCTTCGAGCAGCTGCGCAAGCTGCGCACCCAGCTGGCCAGTCTGTCGCTCCACGGGCCCGGCGCGCTGACGCCGTCCGCGTATCAGGGGCAGCTCACGGCGCTGACCGCGCAAGGCGACGCGCTGGAGGCGACGCTCGCCAGCCGTTCCGCCCCGCTGCGGGCGTTGGCCGCGCTGCCCTCGCCCGAGGACATCGTCGAACGTGTCGCCGAGGCCCTGCCCGCGGACGGCGCCCTCGTGGAGTTCATCACCTACGAGGACCGGCCCCTCGTGCCGGGGACGGGCACGGCCCGGCTCCGGTGTCTGGCATTGGTGCTCCAGCCCGGCGGGGACATCCGCGCGGTGGACCTGGGGCCCGCCGCGCCCATCGAGGCCGCGGCCTCCAGCCTGCGGGACGCGCTGGCCCGCAGGGACGCCGCCTTCGAGGACACCGCGCACACGCTCTACCGGCTCGCCTTCCAGCCGCTGCTCCCGGTGTTGGGGAAGGCGCGCCGCCTCTTCCTCTCGCCGGATGGTGAGCTGGCGCTGGTGCCCTTCGCGGCGTTGCACGATGGGCAGCAGTACCTGGTGGACCGCTACGACTTCACCTACGTCACCTCCGGAAAGGACCTGCTGCCGCGCCCGCGGCAACCGAGGCCCGCGTCCTCGGTGGTGGTGCTGGCGGATCCGGCCTTCAACACGGGGCTGAAGGCCTCCACGGGGAGCGCGCCCGTGGTGGCGGAGCGCTCACCGTCGGCTCGGCGCGAGGACCTGGTGGCGCGAGACTGGGCGCCGGTTCCGTTGCCGGGCTCACGCGAGGAGGCGGAGGCCATCCAGCGGCTGTTCCCGCAGGCGCAGCTGTTCCTCGGGCCGAAGGCGACGAAGGAGCGGCTGCTGCACCTGAGCACGCCGGGCATCCTGCACCTGGCGACCCACGGCTTCTTCCTGGAGGACGCCGCCGCGCCCGAGAGCGCGCGGGCCGTCGCGACCTTCGGGGCGCTGGGCGAGGATCCTCAGGCGGCGCGTCCGCCGGATCCGCTGCTGCGCTCCGGCCTGCTCCTCGCGGGCGAGACGGCGAAGGCGAGCGCTTCCGACAGCGCGCTGGTGACGGCGCTGGAGCTGGCGGGGCTGGACCTGTGGGGCACGCAGCTGGTGGTGCTGTCCGCCTGCGACACGGGCCGGGGCGCCGTGCGCCGCGGACAAGGCGTCTACGGTCTGCGCCGCGCCTTCCTGGTGGCGGGCGCGGAGACGGTGGTGATGAGCCTGTGGAAGGTGGACGACGCGACCACGCGCACGTTGATGGAGACCTACTATCGCCACCTGCTCGGGGGCGAAGGCCTGGCCACGGCGCTGCGGGAAGCGATGCGGGAGCTGAGGAGCGCCCAGCCCCATCCGCACTACTGGGCGCCCTTCATCGCCATGGGCCGGGACCTGCCGCTGCGGCTGCTCGAGACAGGCCTGTGA
- a CDS encoding 6-phosphofructokinase, producing the protein MKVAVLTGGGDCPGLNAVIRAIVRRASEHGIEMMGLRDGWKGLLDDNHFRLTRETTSGILHRGGTILGTSRVNPFKVENGLERVKRAVERNGIHAVIAIGGEGTLSAATRMSQEGLRIVGVPKTIDNDLNGTDFTFGFDTAVAIATEAVDRLHSTAESHKRVIVCEVMGRHVGWIATYAGIAGGADVILVPEKPADLEAVAQHLQRRHASGRSFSIVVVAEGTRIKLSADQNEQLVTTGALDEAGRPRLGGVGNIVAAEIERRTGFETRVSVLGHIQRGGAPTAHDRVLATRYGVHACDMVARGEFGKMAALRGNDIVSEHLAEATRELKRVPEEFFKVAEVFFG; encoded by the coding sequence ATGAAAGTCGCCGTGCTCACCGGCGGGGGTGATTGCCCCGGCCTCAATGCGGTCATCCGCGCCATCGTCCGCCGTGCCAGCGAGCACGGCATCGAGATGATGGGCCTGCGTGATGGGTGGAAGGGCTTGCTGGACGACAACCACTTCCGCCTCACGCGGGAGACCACCTCCGGCATCCTCCACCGGGGTGGCACCATCCTGGGCACCTCGCGCGTCAACCCGTTCAAGGTGGAGAACGGCCTGGAGCGCGTGAAGCGCGCCGTGGAACGCAATGGCATCCACGCCGTCATCGCCATTGGCGGCGAGGGCACCCTGTCCGCCGCCACGCGCATGTCCCAGGAGGGACTGCGCATCGTCGGCGTGCCGAAGACCATCGACAACGACCTCAACGGCACGGACTTCACCTTCGGCTTCGACACCGCCGTCGCCATCGCGACGGAGGCCGTGGACCGGCTGCACTCCACCGCCGAGTCCCACAAGCGCGTCATCGTGTGCGAGGTGATGGGCCGCCACGTCGGCTGGATTGCCACCTACGCGGGCATCGCGGGCGGCGCGGACGTCATCCTCGTGCCGGAGAAGCCCGCGGACCTGGAGGCTGTCGCGCAGCACCTCCAGCGGCGGCACGCGTCCGGGCGCTCCTTCTCCATCGTGGTGGTGGCCGAGGGCACGCGCATCAAGCTGTCCGCGGACCAGAACGAGCAGCTGGTCACCACCGGCGCCCTGGATGAAGCGGGCCGTCCGCGCCTGGGCGGCGTGGGCAACATCGTCGCGGCGGAGATTGAACGGCGCACCGGCTTCGAGACGCGCGTCTCCGTGCTGGGCCACATCCAGCGCGGCGGCGCCCCCACGGCGCACGACCGGGTGCTCGCCACCCGGTACGGAGTGCATGCGTGCGACATGGTGGCCCGCGGCGAGTTCGGCAAGATGGCCGCCCTGCGCGGCAACGACATCGTCAGCGAGCACCTGGCCGAGGCCACCCGCGAGCTCAAGCGCGTCCCCGAGGAGTTCTTCAAGGTCGCCGAGGTTTTCTTCGGCTGA
- a CDS encoding metallophosphoesterase, protein MGRLLVLLFVYLGAYLVLRRMVPALTRGWRHGVLLGLSVFAFAAWTVPAVTGYGLHHTPPALVPVKLFAVVWSIAALLVMLMAPPFLFLKVRAERRQKAAPAGVDLGRRDLLVKAGQAMPVFAMGASAVGVVSGSLGFTVREVEVKLRGLPAALDGFRIGQITDVHVGPFISPEYLRGAVDVMNTAGVDLQVMTGDLIDDVNQLDETMAALASTTARHGMLAVLGNHEHWRGLDEVLGGYAQLAERGAPVRLLVDEAHVLEHGGQRVRVVGVDFPMSGASRAGRDRKWQRSAEKSFTEVHPDDVVLCLSHHPDFFPYAAERGARLTLSGHTHGGQVAFLGVPLFGFAFKHMLGRYRFRDHHLYVSGGTGHWLPFRIGVPPEVTLLTLRSV, encoded by the coding sequence ATGGGAAGGCTGCTGGTCCTGCTGTTCGTCTACCTGGGCGCGTACCTCGTGCTGCGCAGGATGGTGCCCGCGCTCACGCGGGGCTGGCGCCATGGCGTGCTGCTGGGCCTCTCCGTCTTCGCGTTCGCGGCCTGGACGGTGCCCGCGGTCACCGGCTACGGCCTGCACCACACGCCTCCGGCCCTCGTGCCGGTGAAGCTGTTCGCCGTGGTGTGGAGCATCGCCGCGCTGCTGGTGATGCTGATGGCCCCGCCGTTCCTCTTCCTCAAGGTGCGCGCGGAACGCAGGCAGAAGGCCGCGCCTGCGGGCGTGGACCTGGGGCGCCGGGACCTGCTGGTGAAGGCCGGACAGGCCATGCCCGTCTTCGCCATGGGCGCCAGCGCGGTGGGCGTCGTGAGCGGCAGCCTGGGCTTCACCGTGCGCGAGGTGGAGGTGAAGCTGCGCGGCCTTCCCGCGGCGCTCGACGGCTTCCGCATCGGGCAGATCACCGACGTGCACGTGGGGCCCTTCATCTCTCCCGAATACCTGCGCGGCGCCGTGGACGTCATGAACACCGCCGGCGTGGACCTCCAGGTGATGACCGGGGACCTCATCGACGACGTGAATCAGCTTGACGAGACGATGGCCGCCCTCGCCTCCACGACGGCCCGGCACGGCATGCTCGCGGTGCTCGGCAACCATGAGCACTGGCGCGGGCTCGACGAGGTCCTGGGCGGCTACGCGCAGCTGGCCGAGCGCGGCGCCCCGGTCCGGCTGCTGGTGGATGAAGCCCACGTGCTGGAGCACGGCGGCCAGCGCGTGCGCGTGGTGGGCGTGGACTTCCCCATGTCCGGTGCCAGCCGCGCCGGGCGCGACCGCAAGTGGCAGCGCTCCGCGGAGAAGTCCTTCACGGAGGTGCATCCGGACGACGTGGTGCTCTGCCTCTCCCACCACCCGGACTTCTTCCCCTACGCCGCCGAGCGCGGCGCGCGCCTGACGCTCTCGGGCCACACCCACGGCGGGCAGGTGGCCTTCCTGGGGGTGCCCCTGTTCGGCTTCGCCTTCAAGCACATGCTGGGCCGCTACCGCTTCCGCGACCACCACCTCTACGTCTCCGGCGGCACGGGGCACTGGCTCCCCTTCCGCATCGGCGTCCCACCCGAGGTCACGCTGCTCACGCTGCGCAGCGTCTGA
- the mtnA gene encoding S-methyl-5-thioribose-1-phosphate isomerase, which translates to MKVQGVPMRSIWVEPDGWSVGVIDQTRLPHAFVKVKLSTADEAGHAIRSMLVRGAPLIGATAAYGVCLAMRQDASDGALEQALTMLRATRPTAVNLHWALDGMRQVLAPLKPSERVAAAYRQAAALCDEDVAINRAIGEHALKLFQEAWDKKGRKGRLNVLTHCNAGWLATVDWGTALAPMYLAHDAGIPLHVWVDETRPRNQGAVLTAWELGQHGVPHTVIADNVGGHLMQHGEVDLCIVGTDRTTARGDVANKIGTYLKALAAKDNGVPFYVALPSPTIDWTLQDGVREIPIEQRDGAELSDVTGRLPSGDIATVRITPPGSPAANFAFDVTPARLVTALVTERGVCPATEEGMLSLFPERRAQRSPAK; encoded by the coding sequence ATGAAAGTCCAAGGCGTTCCGATGCGCTCCATCTGGGTCGAGCCCGACGGCTGGAGCGTCGGCGTCATCGACCAGACGCGCCTGCCGCACGCGTTCGTGAAGGTGAAGCTGTCCACGGCGGACGAAGCGGGGCATGCCATCCGCAGCATGCTGGTGCGGGGCGCGCCGCTCATCGGCGCCACGGCGGCGTATGGCGTGTGCCTGGCCATGCGGCAGGACGCGTCCGACGGCGCGCTGGAGCAGGCGCTGACCATGCTCCGCGCCACGCGGCCCACGGCGGTGAACCTGCACTGGGCGCTGGACGGGATGCGCCAGGTGCTCGCGCCGCTGAAGCCGTCCGAGCGCGTGGCCGCGGCCTACCGGCAGGCGGCGGCGCTGTGCGACGAGGACGTGGCCATCAACCGCGCCATCGGCGAGCACGCGCTGAAGCTCTTCCAGGAGGCGTGGGACAAGAAGGGCCGCAAGGGGCGGCTCAACGTGCTCACGCACTGCAACGCCGGCTGGCTGGCCACGGTGGACTGGGGCACGGCGCTGGCGCCCATGTACCTGGCGCACGACGCGGGCATCCCCCTGCATGTCTGGGTGGATGAGACGCGCCCCCGCAACCAGGGCGCGGTGCTGACGGCGTGGGAGCTGGGACAGCACGGCGTCCCGCACACGGTCATCGCGGACAACGTCGGCGGCCACCTCATGCAGCACGGCGAGGTGGACCTGTGCATCGTCGGCACGGACCGCACGACCGCGCGCGGGGACGTGGCGAACAAGATTGGCACGTACCTGAAGGCGCTGGCCGCGAAGGACAACGGCGTGCCGTTCTACGTGGCGCTGCCGTCGCCCACCATCGACTGGACCCTCCAGGACGGTGTGAGGGAGATTCCCATCGAACAGCGCGACGGCGCGGAGCTCAGCGACGTGACGGGCCGGCTGCCGTCGGGGGACATCGCCACGGTGCGCATTACGCCTCCGGGGAGCCCCGCCGCGAACTTCGCGTTCGACGTGACGCCCGCGCGGCTGGTCACGGCGCTCGTCACGGAGCGCGGCGTGTGCCCGGCGACGGAGGAGGGGATGCTGTCGCTCTTCCCGGAGCGGCGCGCGCAGCGGAGCCCGGCGAAGTGA
- a CDS encoding S-methyl-5'-thioadenosine phosphorylase: MSSSNKPVLGIIGGSGLYQIDGLTDVTWRRVSSPFGETSDEFCFGRIGDQPVVFLPRHGRGHKIPPSELNFRANIDALKRSGVTDILSVSAVGSLREDLPPGTFVVVDQFVDRTFARVKSFFSQGLVAHVSMAKPVCSRLGDAVMSACEGLDIKVVRGGTYLVMEGPQFSTLAESKLYRQWGCDVIGMTNMPEAKLAREAEICYASVSMVTDYDCWHPDHDAVTVDQVVAVLLGNAGKARGLVKNIAPLVAQHSTPCHAGCQTALEHAIMTPPDARDPAMVEKLSAVAGRVLKR, encoded by the coding sequence ATGTCGAGTTCCAACAAGCCCGTGCTGGGCATCATCGGCGGCAGCGGCCTGTATCAGATTGACGGCCTGACGGATGTCACGTGGCGCCGGGTGTCATCGCCGTTCGGCGAGACGTCGGACGAGTTCTGCTTCGGCCGCATCGGCGACCAGCCGGTGGTGTTCCTGCCGCGCCACGGTCGCGGGCACAAGATTCCGCCGTCGGAGCTGAACTTCCGCGCCAACATCGACGCGCTCAAGCGCAGCGGCGTGACGGACATCCTCTCCGTCTCCGCGGTGGGCAGCCTGCGGGAGGACCTGCCGCCGGGCACCTTCGTGGTGGTGGATCAGTTCGTGGACCGCACCTTCGCGCGCGTGAAGAGCTTCTTCTCGCAGGGGTTGGTGGCGCACGTGTCCATGGCGAAGCCGGTGTGCTCGCGCCTGGGCGACGCGGTGATGTCCGCGTGCGAGGGCCTGGACATCAAGGTCGTGCGCGGCGGCACGTACCTGGTGATGGAGGGCCCGCAGTTCTCCACGCTGGCGGAGAGCAAGCTGTACCGGCAGTGGGGCTGCGACGTGATTGGCATGACCAACATGCCGGAGGCCAAGCTCGCCCGGGAGGCGGAGATCTGCTACGCGAGCGTGTCGATGGTCACGGACTACGACTGCTGGCATCCGGACCACGACGCGGTGACGGTGGACCAGGTCGTCGCGGTGCTGCTGGGCAACGCGGGCAAGGCGCGCGGGCTGGTGAAGAACATCGCGCCGCTCGTGGCCCAGCACTCCACCCCGTGCCACGCCGGCTGCCAGACGGCGCTGGAGCACGCCATCATGACCCCGCCCGACGCGCGCGACCCGGCCATGGTGGAGAAGCTCTCCGCGGTGGCGGGCCGCGTCCTCAAGCGCTGA
- a CDS encoding FHA domain-containing protein has protein sequence MPSVQQLRPFAFAPVQAFLQASGPVVLIQQPPEPVFQQVALRLAEARTVGMAHRSRLVDRLLVMLQAFDSLEVHFLGPERDGQELKVGRIEGCALMVHDPSVSKQHAVLRWHAAQGTCSVQDLKSMNGTWLNAAELGEGEVRMLADGDALAFGDAQFLYLRAETLHSHLRLASPGGGM, from the coding sequence ATGCCATCCGTCCAACAGCTCCGCCCGTTCGCGTTCGCGCCCGTGCAGGCGTTCCTGCAAGCCTCCGGACCGGTGGTGCTGATCCAACAGCCGCCGGAGCCGGTGTTCCAGCAGGTGGCCCTGAGGCTGGCGGAGGCGCGCACGGTGGGGATGGCGCACCGGTCGCGGCTGGTGGACCGGCTGCTCGTCATGCTCCAGGCCTTTGATTCGCTGGAGGTCCACTTCCTGGGGCCCGAGCGGGACGGGCAGGAGCTGAAGGTGGGACGCATCGAGGGGTGCGCGCTGATGGTGCACGACCCTTCCGTGTCGAAGCAGCACGCGGTGCTGCGCTGGCACGCGGCGCAGGGGACGTGCTCCGTGCAGGACTTGAAGTCCATGAACGGCACCTGGCTGAACGCCGCGGAGCTGGGCGAAGGCGAGGTGCGGATGCTCGCGGACGGGGACGCGCTGGCCTTCGGCGACGCGCAGTTCCTGTACCTGCGCGCGGAGACGCTGCACTCGCACCTGCGGCTCGCGAGCCCGGGTGGAGGGATGTGA
- a CDS encoding class II aldolase/adducin family protein, which translates to MSGVGGHQALREAMVATARRMNTSGLNQGTSGNLSQRVDGGFLLTPSGMNYETMTPEDLVLMRFDGSHEGHRKPSTEWQLHRDLLQARPEVGAVLHAHSMFSTTLACLRRGIPAFHYMVSAAGGTDVRCAEYATFGTPELARNMMVALEGRKACLLANHGMVAVGADLASAWKLAVEVETLAAMYWRALQLGEPVVLDDAEMERVFRQFRGYGQ; encoded by the coding sequence GTGAGCGGGGTGGGGGGCCACCAGGCATTGCGCGAGGCGATGGTGGCCACCGCGCGGCGGATGAACACGTCCGGGCTGAACCAGGGCACGTCCGGCAACCTGAGCCAGCGGGTGGACGGCGGCTTCCTCCTCACGCCGTCCGGCATGAACTACGAGACGATGACGCCGGAGGACCTGGTCCTCATGCGCTTCGACGGCTCGCACGAGGGCCACCGCAAGCCGTCCACCGAGTGGCAGCTGCACCGGGACCTCCTCCAGGCCCGGCCGGAGGTGGGCGCGGTGCTGCACGCGCACAGCATGTTCAGCACCACGCTGGCGTGCCTGCGCCGGGGCATCCCCGCCTTCCACTACATGGTGTCCGCGGCGGGCGGCACGGACGTGCGGTGCGCGGAGTACGCGACGTTCGGCACGCCGGAGTTGGCGCGCAACATGATGGTGGCCCTGGAGGGCCGCAAGGCGTGCCTGTTGGCCAACCACGGCATGGTCGCCGTGGGCGCGGACCTGGCCTCGGCCTGGAAGCTGGCGGTGGAGGTGGAGACGCTGGCGGCCATGTACTGGCGCGCGCTCCAGCTTGGCGAGCCCGTGGTGCTGGATGACGCGGAGATGGAGCGCGTGTTCCGGCAATTCCGGGGCTATGGGCAGTAG